The sequence below is a genomic window from Entelurus aequoreus isolate RoL-2023_Sb linkage group LG15, RoL_Eaeq_v1.1, whole genome shotgun sequence.
acaagatcccgagcccgggattaaacCCAggaccacgcagtcacagggagaacatgcaaactccacacagaaagatcccgagcccgggattgtaCCCAggaccacgcagtcacagggagaacatgcaaactccacgcagaaagatcccgagcccgggattgaacccaggaccacgcagtcacggggagaacatgcaaactccacacagaaagatcccgagcccgggattgaacccaggaccacgcagtcacagggagaacatgcaaactccacacagaaagatcccgagcccgggattgtaCCCAggaccacgcagtcacagggagaacatgcaaactccacgcagaaagatcccgagcccgggattgaacccaggaccacgcagtcacggggagaacatgcaaactccacacagaaagatcccgagcccgggattgaacccaggaccacgcagtcacagggagaacatgcaaactccacacagcaagatcccgagcccgggattgaacccaggaccacgcagtcacagggagaacatgcaaactccacgcagaaagatcccgagcccgggattgaacccaggaccacgcagtcacggggagaacatgcaaactccacgcagaaagatcccgagcccgggattgaacccaggactactccggaccttcgtattgtgaggcacgtgcactaacccctgttccaccgtgcggcTGAAAAACACCATGACTCCATTCAATCCAAACACTTTCCCGCAGGATATGTCCGTCTTCATGAAACTAAACGACGACCACTCCTACGCAatctgggatctgagcccaggatgtcgttgtggcttgtgcagccctttgagacactcatgatttagggctatataagtaaacattgattgattgattgaaaaagacAAAAGGTAAGTGGGAGTAATCAACAATACCTGCAGGACAAGCGGTTCCGGGTTGAATGCCAAGGTCATGAGCAGCTGCATTCTTTCCGTGTCCTTGAGGTTTTTGAGCAGGAAACTGCCAGAGTCTTTGGTCTCAGCGTAGCGCCGGACCACCCGGTCCAGCAGCCTCTGGGAGGGGCAGTGCACCAGGTCCGACCAGCCCTCCACCACCTCCGGAGTGAGTAGACGCACGTCACCGTTGATCCTGGCGAATTCGGTCTTGTACATGGCCTGGATCAGATCGCAGCGCGGCCTGCCCGTGGCCCTCTTGCAGATCTTCTGGTCTATCTCGGCCAGCTCCTGGTTGGAGCCCAGACGTTTCAGTACAATTCGACGGGTGCCCTCCCGGGGCTCCCCGTACTGAGCAAAGTAAACGTTCTTGACGTTGAAGATGTCCAGGAAGCGCAGGCGCCCCCAGGTCTCAAACGACACCTGACCGTTCATGAACTTGCGGCACCAGCTGGTGCCGAAGCAGGCGGGACACTTGTTGAGGTTGATGAAGCGCCGGTCCGTCAGCTCGTTCTTCTGGAAGGAGGCAAACAGGTTGTGGGTGTTCATCAGCAGGATGACGAACAAGCCCACCACGAACAGGAGCTTGAGACAGCGGTACAGGCGGCCCAGTTTGAGAGGCAGGAAGCGCAGCATGATGGGGTCGGGGGTCGGGCTTTGAGGTATTGAGACGGTGGTCAGCGAGTTGACCTCAATGCCTCTCCATCATGGTGCATGGGCTCGGCCTCCAGGGCCACAAGCTGGGTGGGAGTTGGCCGTGCCCGCAGTGGCTCTGGAGTCATGTTCAACCAGGCTGACCCTTGGTGGCACGCCTTCCGCCCGCAAGCCTGAAATACAAGAAGACAGAGAAGGTCACAACACAAACAACATTTCCAGTAATATTTGGAGACCAATTATCGGCGCTGACATATATCAGTATCGGCCTCTTTTTATCAGTATCTGCCTTTTTTTCCACAACAGAACTAGTCTATCAACTTTCTCTACCTCCTGCAATGTCGGTTGCTTTTCCAGTACGTCTCGTCTGCCGGACTGTCAAATCTTCCAGTTTTTTGTGGCTggcaaatccagtttttgtccttctttagcCGCGTCTTACAGCACTCGCTGCGTTTTTCGATTTGTTTCTTGCGTTGGACAAAGGGAGCACCGTCtaccacaggggtcaccaacctttttgaaaccaagagctacttcttgggtagtgattaatgcgaagggctaccagtttgatacacacttaaataaattgccagaaatagccaatttgctcaatttacctttaactctatgttattattaataatgaatgatatttacacttaattgaacggtttaaaagaggagaaaagacgaaaaaaatgacaattaaattttgaaacttagtttatcttcaatttcgactctttaaaattcaaaattcaaccgaaaaaaagaagagaaaaactagctaattcgaatcttttggaaaaaattaaaaaaagaatttatggaatatcattagtaatttttcctgattaagattaattttagaattttgataacatgttataaataggttaaaatccaatctgcactttgttagaatatataacaaattggaccaagctatatttctaacaaagacaaatcattatttcttctagattttccagaacaaaaattttaaaagaaattcaaaagactttgaaataagatttaaatttgagtcCACAGAtttttctagctttgccagaatatttttattttattttaatcataataagtttgaagaaatatttcacaaatattctatgtgaaaaaaacagaagctaaaatgaaaaattaaattaaaatgtatttattattctttacaataaaaaagataaatttacttgaacatcgatttaaattgtcaggaaagaagaggaaggaatttaaaaggtaaaaaggtatatgtgtttaaaaatcctaaaatcatttttaaggttgtatttttttctctaaaattgtctttcttgaagttataaaaagcaaagtaaaaaaataaatgaatttatttaaacaagtgaagaccaagtctttaaaatattttcttggattttcaaattctatttgagttttgtctctcttagaattaaaaatgtcgggcaaagcgagaccagcttgctagtgaataaatacaatttaaaaaatagaggcagctcactggtaagtgctgctatttgagctatttttggaacaggccagcgggctactcatctggtccttacgggctacctggtgcccgcgggcaccgcgttggtgacccctggtccaccgtgtcaaattccttgtgttgaACATACTTTGCCAATAaagatgattctgattctgagtaGGAGACTTACTATATGGGTGAAAaaggagcaggcagcagctcacacattctcatactttctgtgacATCCAGGGAGACGtgatgtcagccatcttgaaaaacGTCAACTATAAATCGACGTGAACGAGCTCAGAATTGATTTGACTTAAAAGATTACAATATTTCAAGGTTCCTCACAAGGCATTAACTCCATAAACTGCTATATAATTGAGTGTATGCTAAGTTATTAAGATGTACAGACATTTTCCGAGGAAATCTTCTATATTTTGGAGTTCACGTGATGAATGTGtttgtgaaaatgtttttggCTGCTACGgcaaccacaacattagcgccgcGTTAAatattaccgtaaattccagactataagcggctacttttttcctacgctttgaaccgcgGCTGATTTATGGACTTTTTTTTGCCGGCGGCCATAATgtaaacagtttttaaaaaaccAAGCAGACGTTATTATTGGTGctgggcgccatcttttggaccatttcgctcactgcaggtgccgcaTTGCTCTTCTGTTTAGGCTGAGCTCtggaccggaagtagaagtgccgttccgtcttctatccatccatagcgtttctactcgtatggattcttcattcgtcactccaagttttacaatataactaaaacaattcttacttactaaaccgtgccatgtgtgatgtctgtaggagtgttttcatgcatatttgtatgtgctatcgtaacgtgatgaagctagcgtcattagcattacctaatatgctaacatgtttacgagcgtctttgtgttagtgttattaacttacaatggcattctgtttgtattgtttcagttttgtaaagtcACCAAAACTTCACGTGATTGGAGAGCTCGCtaccgcagctagcgggtccatgaccatgacttctgttttgtttgatcagcagttttactgccctgttacagaaattgtttggaaacaattagggtatgtacgtatatacatttctgtataaataactcatttcacaacatgtatatctgcggtttatagtccagtgcggttcataaaaggaatgtttttttgttgtgggtgcggcttatataccggagctctctatagtccggaaaatgacTTCACCATTTGTCTGGAAAGAAGCCTAATATGCGAACACGTTTACCAGcgtctttttgttaattttattaacttacaatggcaaccTTTTTtcaattgtttcagttttgtaaagtcACCAAAACGTCCTCGTAGAGTTATAGAGTGTTTAGCTGATTGAGGAGCTAGctaccgcagctagtgggtccatgaccatgacttctgttttgtccgatcagccgttttactgcccttttacatacaccatttggaaacaagaTAAGTAAATAaatgtctgtgtaaataactcatttcacaacatatatatctgcgtcttacagtccagtgcggcttatataaggaacgtttgtttgttgttgtttttttttgcagtgctctatagtccggaaaatgacTCCACAATTTGTCTGGAAAGAAGCATATTTCTTGGCAGAAATTGTCCAACAAATGTGAGaagaagtctgtttagctgacggGAGAGCTCGCtaccgcagctagcgggtccatacgttgacttctgttttgtttgatcagccgttttactgccctgttacagacatttttggaaacaattaagatatgtaaataaatgtctgtgtaaataactcattgcacaacgtatatatctgtgtctTATAgtgcagtgcgacttatataatgaatgtttttttttgtgggtgcggcttttaTACCGGTGCTTTCTCTATAGTCCTGAAAATTACTTCACAATTTGTCTTGCATTTGTCTGGAAAGAAGCATATTTCTAACAAATTTGGGTCATCTGAGaagaagtctgtttagctgattggagagctcgttaccgcagctagcgggtccatacaatgacttatgttttgtttgatcagccgttttactgccctgttacagacattgtttggaaacaattaagatatgtgaataaatgtctgtgtaaataactcattttacaacgtatatatctgtgtctTATAGCGCATCGCGTCTTATATAAGTaagtttttgggggttttttgttttgtttttgtgggtgcggcttatataccggagcGCTTTATAGTACGGAAAATGACTTCACAATTTTGTCTTGCATTTATCTGGAAAGAAGCATATTTCTTGCAAATTTGGGTCATCTGAGaagaagtctgtttagctgattggagagttcgttaccgcagctagcgggtccacacgatgacttctgttttgtttgagcagccgttttactgccctgttacagacattgtttggaaacaattaagataaatgtctgtgtaaataactcattttacaacgtatatatctgtgtctTATGGCGCATCGCGTCTTATATAAGgaagtttttgggttttttttgttttgtttttgtgggtgcggcttatataccggagcGCTTTATAGTGCGGGAAATGACTTCACAATTTTGTCTTGCATTTATCTGGAAAGAAGCATATTTCTTGGCAGAAATTGTCCAACAAATTTGGGTCATCTGAGaagaagtctgtttagctgattggagagctcgttaccgcagctagcgggtccatacgatgacttctgttttgtttgatcagccgttttactgccctgttacagacattgtttggaaacaattaagatatgtaaataaatgtctgtgtaaataactcattttacaacgtatatatctgtgtctTATAGCGCATCGCGTCTTATATAAGgaagtttttggggtttttttgttttgtttttgtgggtgcggcttatataccggagcGCTTTATAGTACGGAAAATGACTTCACAATTTTGTCTTGCATTTATCTGGAAAGAAGCATATTTCTTGGCAGAAATTGTCCAACAATTTTGGGTCATCTGAGaagaagtctgtttagctgattggagagctcgctACCGCAGCTAGCGGGGCcatacgatgacttctgttttgtttgatcagccgttttactgccctgttacagacattgtttggaaacaattaagatatgtgaataaatgtctgtgtaaataactcatttcacaacgtatatatctgcgtcttatacaaggaatgtttttttgtttgtttttgtgggtgcggcttttaTACCGGTGCTTTCTCTATAGTCCGGGAAATGACTTCAATTTGTCTTGCATTTGTCTGGAAAGAAGCATATTTCTAACAATTTGGGGTCATCTGAGAAGaagtttgtttagctgattggagagcttgttaccgcagctagcgggtccatacgatgacttctgttttgtttgagcagacattttactgccctgttacagacattgtttggaaacaattaagatatgtaaataactcatattacaacgtatatatctgtgtctTATAGCGCATCGCGTCTTATATAaggaagtttttttgttttttttgtttttgtgggtgcggcttatataccggagcGCTTTATAGTACGGAAAATGACTTCACAATTTTGTCTTGCATTTGTCTGGAAAGAAGCATATTTCTTGGCAGAAATTGTCCAACAAATGTGAGaagaagtctgtttagctgattggagagctcgttaccgcagctagcgggtccatacgatgacttctgttttgtttgagcagccgttttactgccatgttacagacattgtttggaaacaattaagatatgtaaataaatgtctgtgtaaataactcattttacaacgtatatatctgtgtctTATAGCGCATCGCGTCTTATATAAGgaagttttttggggttttttgtttttgtgggtgcggcttatataccggagcGCTTTATAGTACGGAAAATGACTTCACAATTTTGTCTTGCATTTATCTGGAAAAAAGCATATTTCTTGGCAGAAATTGTCCAACAAATTTGGGTCATCTGAGAaaaagtctgtttagctgattggagagctcgttaccgcagctagcgggtccatacgatgacttctgttttgtttgagcagacgttttactgccctgttacagacattgtttggaaacaagatatgtaaataaatgtctgtgtaaataactcatttcacaacatatatatctgcgtcttatagtgcagtgcgacttatataaggAATGtattttttggtgttgttttttttgtgtgggtGCTATGCCTTATATACCGGTGCtttctctatagtccggaaatttaCTTCACAATTTGTCTTGCATTTTGTCTGGAAAGAAGcatatttctaacaattttgggtCATCTGAGAAGAAGTCTGTTTAGCTTATTTGAGAGCTTGTTACCGCAGCTAGCGGGGCcatacgatgacttctgttttgtttgatcagctgttttactgccctgttacagacattgtttggaaacaattaagatatgtgaATAAATGTCTgtgcaaataactcatttcacaacatatatatctgcgtcttatagtgcagtgcgacttatataaggAATGTATTTTttggagttgttttttttgtgtgggtGCTATGCCTAATATACCGGTGCtttctctatagtccggaaatttaCTTCACAATTTGTCTTGCATTTTGTCTGGAAAGAAGcatatttctaacaattttgggtCATCTGCGaagaagtctgtttagctgattggagagctcgtTACCGCAGCTAGCGGGGCcatacgatgacttctgttttgtttgatcagacgttttactgccctgttacagacattgtttggaaacaagatatgtaaataaatgtctgtgtaaataactcatattacaacgtatatatctgtgtctTATAGTGCATCGCGTCTTATATAaggaagttttttgggtttttttgttttgtttttgtgggtgcggcttatatagtaCGGGAAATGACTTCACAATTTTGTCTTGCATTTATCTGGAAAGAAGCATATTTCTTGGCAGAAATTGTCCAACAAATGTGAGaagaagtctgtttagctgattggagagctcgttaccgcagctagcgggtccatacgatgacttctgttttgtttgatcagccgttttactgccctgttacagacattgtttggaaacaattaagatatgtgaataaatgtctgtgtaaataactcatttcacaacgtatatatctgtgtctTATACaaggattgtttttttgtttgtttttgtgggtgcggcttatataccggtgctttctctatagtccggaaaatgacTTCACAATTTGTCTTGCATTTGTCTGGAAAGAAGcatatttctaacaattttgggtCATCTGAGAAGAAGTCTGTTTAGCTTATTTGAGAGCTCGTTACCGCAGCTAGCGGGGCcatacgatgacttctgttttgtttgctcagccgttttactgccctgttacagacattgtttggaaacaattaagataaaTGTCTGTGTacataactcattttacaacgtatatatctgtgtctTATAGCGCATCGCGTCTTATAtaaggacgtttttttttttgttttttgtttttttttgtgggtgcggcttatataccggagcGCTTTATAGTACGGGAAATTACTTCACAATTTTGTCTTGCATTTATCTGGAAAGAAGCATATTTCTTGGCAGAAATTGTCCAACAAATGTGAGAAGAAGTCTGTTTAGGTGATTGGAGAGCTCGTtaccgcagctagcgggtccatacgatgacttctgttttatttgatcagccgttttactgccctgttacagacattgtttggaaacaattaagatatgtgaataaatgtctgtgtaaataactcatttcacaacgtatacatctgCGTCTTATACaaggaatgtttttttgtttgtttttgtgggtgCGGAAAATGATTTCACAATTTGTCTTGCATTTGTCTGGAAAGAAGcatatttctaacaattttgggtCATCTGAGaagaagtctgtttagctgattggagagctcgttaccgcagctagcgggtccatacgatgacttctgttttgtttgagcagccgtttcactgccctgttacagacattgtttggaaacaattaagatatgtaaataaatgtctgtgtaaataactcatttcacaacatatatacctGCGTCTTATAgtgcagtgcgacttatataaggACTGtattttttggtgttgttttttttgtgtgggtGCTACGCCTTATATACCGGTGCtttctctatagtccggaaatttaCTTCACAATTTGTCTTGCATTTGTCTGGAAAGAAGCATATTTCTAACAAAATTGGGTCATCTTAGAAGTTAGTCTAATTTGTGTGCCGCACGAGTGCAATAAAGCGGTTTGAATACTTTCTCTCTGTGTCCTTCCtgtaaaaaagataaataaacacGGGGGATGAAGCATCAGCCTTCAAATTAAGAGGAAAACATTTACTCGACCAGTAAAATAACTTCCCTCTGCCTCCCTTAGCAAACACAGTAGGATCTTTCATCGCGGCCGCCTTGCTCCTTGCTCCGCTTTAAATGCACTTTTGAAGTCCTTTGAAGAAAAAGCCTGGCGTCGACGACGAGGCGCTCAAAGTCGAGAAGTCAAGGAAAAAAAGATGTAGAAGAATCTCTGTCGGACATAATCGGCCGTGTCAAGAGTGGCGTGTGGGGAACAAAGGCAACAATCCGGGATTAGGGACAGTCCGTCCAGCAGCAAATCACGTTAAGAGTCCCAATCAGCTTGCTGGCAAAGAGCATTAAGATGCTTGAAGAAAGACAATGAAGCCAGCCTCGCAAATTAGCCGTCTTCAATTAGAGCTCATTAGGACATGCCTATTAGGACTGGAGAGGGCGCGGCTTACGAGCGGGGAGATTAGTGTGGCGTGCGTGTGCTGACGGATTCCTCGTGTTTGGCCTTTCGAGCAGATGTGGAATCGCAACGGAGGCTCGAAGGCGGCGACTACCGCAGCTGTGGGCCGTCAGATAAGCAAGCGCGGCTACCTCCGTCTGAGCCTACCTGCCTAGGCCCATATCACTAAAAATAGAGCGAATCCAATTAAGAGCGAGTGCAGACTGCTGCGCCGCGTTtaaactgaggcaacaagatttattCACGCCGCCTTTAGACGACTCGCCGTAAAAAAACCTGGTGAGCGTCGAATGTGTCATAAATAAGACGGACGGCCTCATTGACTGACTCCATCATGAAGAATCAGCTTTTAGGGCTTTATAAGTGACCAATGAGGAGGATGCATGAGGTCGGCCATCTCTCCGACAGCCATGTTGGAAGCTGCaggtttttcagcaattgaacatgcaaaaatgAGCAGAAAAAGCAagatttaaagatgttttagtgtttatcaacagagttgacataaatacataccccattGACTACAATAATTACAccttgtgttgacatccacaggaaccacatgggttagtctactctatacagtatttacaaccttactagtgttcacttcacagccacagatggttcatctagttattgacattatttacacattactttgtctgtttcagtcactatgttatttagtcactacagtaattgtgttgacatccacaggaaccacatgggttagtctacactatacagtatttacaaccttactagtgttcagttcacagccacagatggttcatctagttattgacattatttacacattactgtatctgtttcagtcactatgttatttagtcactacagtaattgtgttgacatccacaggaaccacatgggttagtctactctatacagtatttacaaccttactagtgttcacttcactgccacagatggttcatctacttattgacattatttacacattactttggcatttttgctttgatggctctgacatgagccttcctggctaatttctgagcagcttgcattttcctttttgtttctgctttagcgGATTCCGCCTTGGATTTTATCATcaatttctgtctcttcgacaccctctccacttctaaatcctaaagagtacaaacaatgtttgttattttattagctaacttcctttatctgaatagccatttgtgatttatagcatgaaataacaaatatattgcagtcacgttgtttatgtttcaaaatgattcaactattcaatgtcaaaatgtaaacaaaccaaAGAGACTGATCAAGATTTCAACACACTTTGTAGGtcgggaaaaaaacggaaaatgctttttcatattttttacgaaaaagacggatttccgactatagacggaaaaatccaATGCCTGGTCCAAGCTCCAACTCCTGAAACAATTATTATTCTCAGAGACTAAAATGCACCACTGATGAAATGATAATACATAACGCAATTAAACTCGCATTTTtcctatattttaacattgtaattggaatgtgattttttttttttaaatatccgagataaataaaacaaataactcgtcgaaataaaataaattacatgttgcacttgaacaaaaaacacaaccaaaagcaataaaataggttCTGTCTCTGTTAAGGAGGGGGCGGGGAAGCcttaaatatacattttacacaaccaaaacaacaaAATGAATCAACAGTACTAATACACACACTAAAATCCTTGAACCAAGTTGtagttttttaaataactaaaataaatagccacacaataCAACATTAATTATTGCTCTGCTTCATAAAAGCCATATtattttcatttgtgtgtttaaataggtttatcttcttccattttaatttgtaaacgtCTTATTTTCTTTCCTAATAAATGCAAACAATGGCGTTTGTATCGAGCACAGCCTTTTACGTTCAACATGAGTAGAGTGTGTTAGTAGTTTAAACAGCCATGCGTTTAAGTTGAAATCGGGGTGTGACGTCGGTTTTAAATGGGGAAAGACGtcaatgtgtcttgttttcatgttcgCATTTAAGATAGCTCGCAAGCGGACGCCAATCGATCCACAAATGTATCGAGGTGGGGTGAGCAATCACGCTTTCTACACCGTTTTAGTTTAATACGGTAATACGACCCATCGGGACAGAGGTTAGCATAGCGTTTATGTGCATGTCGCACATAAACGCTATGCTAGGAGGTACAGCCCGTAACAACGCGTGTACGGcggtctgttttgtttgatcagccgttttactgccctgttacagacaataaacatttacaaaatatttctgtgtaaataactaaattcacaacgtatatatctgcggcttatagtcaggtgcggcttatataaagaaaatatatatttttgtgctcTATCCTCCTGAAAAACATGGTCATTTTATTGACCGTTtattagaaatattttttttaaattattattaagtaGGGGCTTCATCTTTCCATCAGTTTGTTGGTCTAAAAGTCAGGTCATTGCGTAAAAACTGTACGGTTAGTCAAGGTTCCGCACCCACTTCCGACACATTGTGTTCCTCTTTGGAGGCATGTCAGAGGTGGAGAAGTACAAGTTAATCTTTTACAGTCTGAAAACACTGAGCAagcttaaaagaaaaaaaaaagtagttctgCATCACGCTGACTTCCACAAAATGTCTCCGGTGTGATAAATGAACAATAAGGCGAATAAGCTCTCAGGAGCAGCGCTCCTTCACACCGGGCTAAAAAGGCAACACAATCATTTGATAGGGTCCAGAAAATCTATTTCTCCAAGATAATCTTATTCAAGTGGGAAAGGAAGATGAATTGGTGCAGAGAAAATAAGAACAACAAGTGAGAAGGTCGATAGGAGCTTCTTACATTTGCAGATAGCTGCAGGGAACATCCTCATGCTGCAAGATACGGAATCAAACGCCATTTAGCTTCTGACACGGGCGCTTAGGGCGAGAGGAGGGGAGCTGTAACCAGGGAGGGAACACACCTCACCCCCGAGAGGGAACGGTGAGACCGGGACGCGGGCGAGCTCCGCTAGGTGAGACCAGGACGCGGGCGAGCTCCGCTAGGTGAGACCAGGACGCGGGCGAGCTACGCTGGGTGAGACCAGGACGCGGGCGAGCTCCGCTGGGTGAGACCAGGACGCGGGCGAGCTCCGCTGGGTGAGACCAGGACGCGGGCGAGCTCCGCTGGGTGAGACCAGGACGCAGGCGAGCTCCGCTGGGTGAGACCAGGACGCGGGCGAGCTCCGCTGGGTGAGACCAGGATGAGCTCCACTGGGCAAGATCGGGGCGCGGGCGAGCTCCGCTGTGTGAGACCAGGATGTGGGCGAGCTCCGTTGGGTGAGACCGGGACATGGGCGAGCTCCGCTGGGTGAGACCAGGACACGGGCGAGCTCCGCTGGGTGAGACCGGGACACGGG
It includes:
- the LOC133630269 gene encoding divergent protein kinase domain 2A encodes the protein MLRFLPLKLGRLYRCLKLLFVVGLFVILLMNTHNLFASFQKNELTDRRFINLNKCPACFGTSWCRKFMNGQVSFETWGRLRFLDIFNVKNVYFAQYGEPREGTRRIVLKRLGSNQELAEIDQKICKRATGRPRCDLIQAMYKTEFARINGDVRLLTPEVVEGWSDLVHCPSQRLLDRVVRRYAETKDSGSFLLKNLKDTERMQLLMTLAFNPEPLVLQSFPSDEGWPFAKYLGACGRMVAVNYVGEELWSYYHAPWDKRVDLARQLMDIAEQLTNNDFDFALYLLDVSFDNFAVGPRDGKVIVVDAENVLVADKRLIKQNKPENYDVWYESRFEECDREACLSFSKDSLCTRVTVDHNYYAVCQNLLSRYATWRGTTGGLLHDPPAHVAKDGQLEALLDECTRPKRRYGRFQAAKELREFLTRLSADSSPAR